A region of Planktomarina temperata RCA23 DNA encodes the following proteins:
- a CDS encoding metallophosphoesterase, which translates to MTAKLLLMSDIHITEPGTQIIGLDPSARFRRCLDHAAQHHADAAHLFLMGDLTHHGGAAQYEALKQCLADQPFPVTLMLGNHDRRKAFAEVFPELAAGFRQGRHRFGDTDVLYLDTLDEQARDRHSGHLCIERLGWLKTELEAGKGPLIILSHHHMLRSGFDGMDAIHLRNGTEVADLIAASGRCQMVINGHIHRIIVSSYRGVTHAMIKSPCHQMPMVLGAGASSLSVAEPGGYGVLLLDPISPLLHHVDVDLPECPVAFDAES; encoded by the coding sequence ATGACTGCAAAACTCCTATTGATGTCCGACATTCACATCACAGAGCCTGGCACACAGATCATTGGTTTAGATCCATCTGCCCGCTTTCGGCGCTGCTTGGATCATGCCGCCCAGCATCATGCGGATGCCGCCCATCTCTTCCTTATGGGCGATTTGACCCATCATGGAGGTGCCGCTCAATATGAGGCTTTAAAACAATGCCTTGCGGATCAGCCCTTCCCTGTCACGCTCATGCTGGGCAATCATGACCGGCGCAAGGCATTTGCCGAAGTCTTCCCAGAGCTTGCCGCCGGGTTTCGCCAAGGTCGTCACCGCTTTGGCGATACCGATGTGCTCTATCTCGACACGCTGGATGAACAAGCCCGCGACCGGCACAGCGGGCACCTTTGCATTGAGCGTCTGGGCTGGTTGAAAACCGAGCTGGAGGCAGGCAAAGGGCCGCTGATCATCTTATCGCATCACCACATGCTGCGCTCCGGGTTTGATGGAATGGATGCCATCCATCTTAGAAACGGCACCGAAGTGGCCGATCTGATCGCCGCCTCCGGCCGCTGCCAGATGGTCATCAACGGCCATATTCATAGGATCATTGTGTCCTCCTATCGCGGTGTCACCCACGCGATGATCAAAAGCCCCTGCCATCAAATGCCTATGGTTCTGGGCGCTGGGGCCTCAAGTCTCTCTGTCGCGGAACCGGGCGGCTATGGGGTTTTACTTTTGGATCCAATCTCGCCACTGCTGCATCATGTGGATGTTGACCTGCCTGAATGTCCCGTCGCATTCGACGCCGAGTCCTAG
- the hisB gene encoding imidazoleglycerol-phosphate dehydratase HisB, with product MRKVHISRDTAETKISVELNLDGSGRYDNQTGVGFFDHMLDQLARHALMDMTVRCTGDLHIDDHHTVEDVGIALGQALTQALGDKRGIRRYGDCLLAMDDALVRCALDLSGRPYLVWNLDLPTQKIGNFDTELVREFFQAFSTHGGMTLHVDKLHGINSHHIAEAAFKSVARALRDALETDPRKSDAIPSTKGSL from the coding sequence ATGCGCAAAGTCCACATTTCCCGCGATACCGCAGAGACCAAAATCTCAGTCGAGCTCAATCTCGATGGCAGCGGCCGCTATGACAATCAGACCGGCGTCGGCTTTTTCGACCACATGCTCGATCAATTGGCGCGTCATGCTTTGATGGACATGACCGTGCGCTGCACCGGAGATTTGCACATTGATGACCATCACACGGTCGAAGATGTGGGCATTGCCTTGGGTCAGGCATTGACCCAGGCACTCGGCGATAAACGCGGCATTCGGCGCTACGGCGATTGCCTGCTGGCTATGGATGATGCATTGGTGCGCTGCGCGCTCGATCTCTCGGGCCGCCCCTATTTGGTTTGGAATCTTGATCTGCCAACCCAAAAAATCGGCAATTTCGACACAGAATTGGTGCGTGAATTTTTTCAAGCCTTCTCGACCCACGGCGGCATGACCCTGCATGTCGATAAATTGCATGGCATCAACAGCCACCATATTGCGGAGGCGGCCTTTAAATCTGTCGCCCGCGCGCTGCGCGATGCGCTGGAAACCGATCCACGCAAATCTGATGCGATTCCTTCGACCAAGGGCAGCCTCTAA
- the hisH gene encoding imidazole glycerol phosphate synthase subunit HisH, whose protein sequence is MLTALIDYESGNLHSAQKAFERMAAELPNEEVIVTSDPDVLRRADRLVLPGDGAFPACKAALVEKTGLYEALLEAVEADAKPFLGICVGMQMMASFGHEYQTTPGLNWIAGDIRPIKPTDPRLKVPHMGWNDLVITGAHPVLAGLKNGDHAYFVHSYHFVLQDVTQRLAHVDYGGEISAFVSSGTRIGMQFHPEKSQSTGLRLISNFLNWRP, encoded by the coding sequence ATGCTGACAGCCTTAATCGATTATGAGAGCGGAAATTTGCATTCAGCGCAAAAAGCCTTTGAACGCATGGCGGCAGAATTGCCCAATGAAGAGGTGATTGTCACTTCAGATCCTGACGTGCTGCGCCGCGCGGACCGGCTGGTCTTGCCCGGTGATGGCGCCTTTCCCGCCTGCAAAGCGGCCTTGGTGGAAAAAACTGGCCTCTATGAGGCTCTGCTCGAGGCAGTAGAAGCAGACGCCAAACCCTTTTTGGGCATTTGCGTCGGGATGCAGATGATGGCAAGCTTCGGCCATGAATATCAAACCACCCCGGGCTTAAATTGGATCGCGGGAGATATCCGGCCCATTAAACCGACCGACCCCAGGCTGAAAGTGCCACATATGGGCTGGAACGATCTGGTGATTACGGGCGCGCACCCGGTTCTGGCGGGGCTGAAAAATGGCGATCACGCTTATTTTGTGCATTCCTATCACTTTGTCCTGCAGGACGTGACCCAAAGATTGGCACATGTGGACTATGGCGGTGAAATCTCTGCGTTTGTCAGCTCCGGCACACGCATCGGCATGCAGTTTCATCCGGAGAAAAGCCAAAGTACCGGGCTTCGCCTGATCTCAAATTTTCTCAATTGGCGCCCCTAG